The proteins below come from a single Simkaniaceae bacterium genomic window:
- a CDS encoding MFS transporter: protein MTTLLKWIPEKLLAWIICFSAALFFAYELVQLHMLNAIAPMLLKDLHIGASQFGYLCSTYLLADVIFLLPAGIILDRFSTRKVILSALSLCILGTFGFSFAQTFGQACLCHFLSGIGNAFCFLSCMILVSRWFPPKRQAFIVGLMVTVGLLGGVIAQSPFSYLAELLSWRQALVTDGLFGLVIFAIIYVFVHDKVDKSDAREVAPTLPFIEGLKLSFFNRQNIYCGLYTGLMNLPVMIIGAVWGSLFLTQIHHIPLATASFIVSMICMGTIVGSPLFGYLSDLMQKRTPLMLFGALASLMVFALILMIPQPSTPVLMVLFLAIGFFTSTQVIGYPTITESNPSHLTGTSMGVAAVIIMGLPMLLQPLTGKLIELNWNKMMIDGVPIYSLNDFFTAFSIFPIAFVISFLLTKLIREPKAKTNSISESAA from the coding sequence ATGACAACTCTTTTAAAATGGATCCCTGAAAAACTTCTTGCATGGATTATTTGTTTTTCTGCCGCTCTTTTCTTTGCCTATGAACTGGTTCAGCTTCATATGCTCAATGCGATTGCCCCCATGCTCTTAAAGGATTTACATATTGGTGCAAGTCAATTTGGGTATCTGTGTAGTACGTATTTATTAGCTGACGTCATTTTCTTATTACCTGCCGGTATTATTTTGGACCGGTTTTCAACACGTAAAGTCATTTTATCCGCTTTGTCCTTATGCATTCTCGGCACTTTCGGTTTTTCTTTTGCACAAACGTTTGGACAAGCCTGCCTCTGCCATTTTTTATCCGGAATCGGCAATGCATTTTGCTTTTTAAGCTGCATGATTTTAGTTTCTCGATGGTTTCCGCCTAAACGTCAGGCTTTTATTGTCGGTTTGATGGTGACGGTTGGCCTTTTGGGTGGAGTCATTGCTCAGTCCCCTTTTTCTTATTTGGCAGAGCTTTTAAGCTGGCGTCAAGCTCTCGTAACCGATGGTCTCTTCGGTCTTGTTATTTTTGCGATTATTTATGTATTTGTTCATGATAAAGTCGATAAAAGTGACGCTAGAGAAGTTGCCCCTACACTCCCCTTCATAGAAGGGTTGAAATTAAGTTTTTTTAATCGACAAAACATTTATTGCGGCCTCTATACCGGGTTAATGAATCTCCCCGTGATGATTATTGGTGCGGTGTGGGGAAGTCTTTTTCTGACACAAATTCATCACATTCCTTTAGCTACGGCCTCATTTATTGTGAGTATGATTTGCATGGGAACCATTGTAGGCTCTCCTCTATTTGGATACCTCTCCGATTTAATGCAGAAACGCACTCCGCTTATGCTTTTTGGGGCGTTGGCATCGCTCATGGTTTTTGCACTGATTTTAATGATCCCTCAGCCAAGCACGCCCGTCCTTATGGTCCTATTCCTTGCCATTGGTTTCTTTACAAGCACACAGGTCATTGGCTATCCCACGATTACAGAAAGCAATCCCTCTCATTTAACGGGGACATCTATGGGTGTTGCAGCTGTCATTATTATGGGACTTCCAATGCTTCTTCAACCGCTAACGGGAAAGCTCATCGAACTCAATTGGAATAAAATGATGATTGATGGGGTTCCCATCTATAGCCTGAATGATTTCTTCACCGCCTTTTCAATCTTTCCCATAGCCTTTGTCATCTCCTTTCTTCTCACAAAACTCATTCGCGAGCCTAAAGCAAAGACTAATAGTATTTCTGAAAGTGCAGCTTAA
- a CDS encoding ATP synthase subunit C, giving the protein MDFAMAGPAIVLGLGCVGSAIGCGIAGMASHGVMARVDDNHGKFIGMSAVPSSQTIYAFILMFYMKNAIHANTLSPMSGVVIGFAVGLAILLSAIYQGMCAATGIQASAKQPAIFGKCFAALGITESFSLFAFVFSLMLLK; this is encoded by the coding sequence ATGGACTTCGCTATGGCAGGGCCTGCGATTGTATTAGGACTTGGTTGCGTCGGTAGCGCAATCGGCTGCGGAATTGCAGGGATGGCTTCACACGGCGTAATGGCGCGTGTTGATGATAACCACGGAAAATTTATTGGGATGTCAGCGGTTCCTTCATCTCAGACTATTTATGCATTCATTTTGATGTTTTATATGAAAAATGCGATTCATGCCAATACGCTTTCGCCGATGTCCGGCGTTGTGATTGGTTTTGCGGTAGGACTTGCCATTTTACTTTCAGCCATATATCAAGGGATGTGTGCTGCAACAGGGATTCAAGCATCTGCAAAGCAGCCTGCAATTTTTGGTAAATGCTTTGCCGCATTGGGAATTACCGAATCATTCTCACTCTTTGCATTTGTCTTCTCATTGATGTTGCTAAAATAA
- a CDS encoding thymidine kinase: MAKLYFYYSAMNAGKSTTLLQASYNYHERGMQTLLFAPSIDTRFGSTTIYSRIGLKKECFGFTESTNLYEEIAERKEQIPSLRCVLIDEAHFLKKAQIAQLAKVATQLGIAVLCYGLRSDFLGEPFEGSRYLLAWADELSEIKTICHCGRKATMNLRIDENGDPVQEGDQIQIGGNESYTSMCMHHFIENVEVFRNYAIESSFEYTGR; the protein is encoded by the coding sequence ATGGCCAAACTCTATTTTTATTATTCTGCGATGAATGCCGGAAAAAGTACGACCTTATTGCAAGCAAGCTACAACTACCACGAAAGAGGCATGCAAACGCTTTTATTTGCTCCAAGTATTGATACCCGCTTTGGCAGTACAACGATTTATTCACGCATTGGCCTGAAAAAAGAGTGCTTTGGTTTTACCGAATCTACTAATCTCTATGAAGAGATTGCTGAAAGAAAAGAACAAATCCCCTCCCTTCGCTGTGTCCTCATTGATGAAGCGCATTTCTTAAAAAAAGCTCAGATTGCGCAGCTTGCAAAAGTCGCAACGCAACTCGGCATTGCCGTGTTATGTTATGGTCTTCGTTCTGATTTTTTAGGAGAACCTTTTGAGGGAAGCCGTTACTTGCTGGCATGGGCAGATGAGCTTTCTGAAATTAAAACGATTTGTCACTGCGGTCGCAAGGCGACAATGAATCTCAGAATTGATGAAAACGGCGATCCCGTTCAGGAAGGCGATCAAATTCAAATCGGAGGAAATGAAAGCTATACTTCTATGTGTATGCATCATTTTATCGAAAATGTTGAGGTCTTTCGCAATTATGCGATCGAATCCTCTTTTGAATATACCGGTCGGTAA
- a CDS encoding MFS transporter, with translation MSEKTISLSDPQITRKTRLAIIFSSLIHEPFASLYVWLPFILRKDLSATVFQISLLVTLKPVISLVSFYWNSHWKGGVRSSFVISSILARLPFLFCPFTGSIWYFIFASTLYMLFFRASIPPWMEILKINLDKKKRQRYFALGSVLGYGLGVLLALYLGGLLDQYDQIWKILFSLFALFGMIGALIQGSLPLKNEEQNHSVKVDRISLLQPWKDTWELMRQRPDFAHFQWGFMAAGFGIMLVIAVAPLYFADILQLSHTDFANARYIFMGLGFVLCSPLWSRLMSRLSVFKMTSLVCLAFAIFPLTLIFAKMWIACLYIAYVIYGFAQSGSHMLWHLSGPLFAKNEDSSKYSGINIVMVGLRGMIAPMLGGILYTFFGSMVVLALGMLFCCFGAWFMVGVKVKEEETVLT, from the coding sequence ATGAGTGAAAAAACGATCTCTTTATCTGACCCGCAGATTACAAGAAAAACGCGTTTGGCAATCATTTTTTCAAGCTTGATTCACGAGCCTTTTGCCTCCCTTTATGTGTGGCTTCCCTTTATTTTGCGCAAAGATTTATCCGCAACCGTATTTCAAATTTCCCTTTTGGTCACGCTTAAGCCGGTGATTTCGTTGGTCTCTTTTTATTGGAATAGTCACTGGAAAGGAGGCGTTCGCTCATCGTTTGTAATCTCGAGTATATTAGCCCGCTTACCGTTTCTTTTTTGTCCTTTTACCGGTAGCATTTGGTATTTTATTTTTGCTTCGACACTCTATATGTTGTTTTTTCGCGCTTCAATTCCCCCCTGGATGGAGATATTAAAAATCAACTTAGATAAGAAAAAAAGGCAGCGTTATTTTGCTTTAGGAAGTGTTTTGGGATATGGATTGGGTGTGCTTCTTGCCCTTTATCTGGGAGGGCTTCTCGATCAGTATGATCAAATATGGAAAATTCTCTTTTCCCTTTTTGCCTTATTTGGGATGATTGGGGCTTTGATTCAAGGTTCACTTCCCCTTAAAAATGAAGAGCAAAACCATAGCGTGAAAGTTGATCGCATCAGTCTTCTGCAACCTTGGAAAGATACATGGGAATTAATGAGGCAACGTCCTGATTTTGCCCATTTTCAATGGGGCTTTATGGCAGCGGGTTTTGGGATTATGTTGGTGATCGCCGTTGCCCCTCTTTATTTTGCCGATATCCTCCAATTATCCCATACCGATTTTGCCAATGCACGGTATATTTTTATGGGACTTGGCTTTGTCTTATGCTCTCCCTTGTGGTCCCGATTGATGAGCAGACTCTCAGTCTTTAAAATGACATCACTTGTGTGCTTAGCCTTTGCTATTTTTCCATTAACTTTGATTTTTGCAAAAATGTGGATAGCATGCCTTTATATCGCCTATGTTATTTATGGATTTGCTCAGAGCGGAAGCCATATGCTGTGGCACCTTTCAGGCCCATTATTTGCTAAAAATGAAGACAGCTCAAAGTATAGCGGGATCAATATCGTAATGGTCGGCCTGAGGGGGATGATTGCTCCCATGTTAGGTGGGATTCTCTACACCTTTTTTGGTTCCATGGTTGTCTTGGCTTTAGGGATGCTTTTTTGCTGTTTTGGTGCCTGGTTCATGGTCGGCGTGAAAGTAAAAGAAGAAGAAACCGTACTAACCTAA
- a CDS encoding ankyrin repeat domain-containing protein, which yields MSIESTGDRAVFAEHLYRLSGTLFREVTDRLPIDAWAKIFLPVPEIKDGDDKSRVDKIHSAIISRAKQYGFEPCPGIDLETAAKAAGQFTNVIFDYHYRKSCKKESSHFYPEFEKHIIDIVARGDKVKFTPERWVTFDKGIPNLSYLRYRTMTAHFEPSDKVPEELRGQWIALMKDLQIFKGPVDKPVPLSIINLPSKCGVTPLEVAMRAPDKDLALSLLNLTAADPVESRDIVTEALKRNSRIYSFALNCLRHSPIFRLLTSCVDQHKLEGLLSSACREGDLELVTHFLESGAKGERSSGVSALGLAIQHGKLPVVKEILKYYPNYVNSIVEAIDRTPLLLAARFTQHKIIEVLLNSGANPNSFGETYILGGMMSPDKTTPLIESCMRGDEKSVKLLFKAGANPFLTINRMPWVFAHLIGPSGHFLYSPLEAALGCGHWNIARIVVQAQIASAFSATVSKVMELFDLIGR from the coding sequence ATGAGTATAGAAAGTACAGGTGATCGAGCTGTTTTTGCTGAGCATTTATATAGATTGTCCGGAACTCTTTTTCGAGAGGTTACAGATCGTCTTCCCATTGATGCATGGGCTAAAATTTTTCTTCCGGTACCGGAAATCAAAGACGGTGATGACAAAAGCAGAGTGGATAAAATACATTCCGCTATCATCAGTCGAGCAAAACAATATGGATTTGAGCCATGTCCTGGCATAGATTTAGAAACAGCAGCAAAAGCTGCGGGTCAATTCACTAATGTGATATTTGACTATCATTATCGCAAAAGTTGTAAAAAAGAATCATCTCATTTTTATCCTGAATTTGAAAAACATATCATAGATATTGTGGCTAGAGGTGATAAAGTTAAATTTACTCCCGAAAGATGGGTGACTTTTGATAAAGGAATACCCAATTTATCTTACTTACGATATCGAACAATGACAGCACATTTTGAACCTTCTGATAAGGTTCCCGAAGAACTTAGAGGTCAATGGATAGCATTAATGAAAGATCTTCAGATATTTAAAGGGCCTGTTGATAAACCCGTTCCTTTATCAATCATTAATTTACCTTCAAAGTGTGGAGTCACCCCATTAGAGGTTGCGATGCGAGCACCGGATAAAGATCTTGCGCTCAGTTTACTCAATTTAACTGCAGCAGATCCCGTCGAATCTCGAGATATTGTCACAGAGGCGCTTAAAAGAAATAGCCGTATATACAGTTTTGCTCTCAATTGTTTAAGACATAGTCCTATTTTTAGATTGTTGACTTCATGTGTTGATCAACATAAATTAGAAGGGCTTTTATCCTCTGCTTGTAGAGAGGGTGACTTGGAATTAGTTACACACTTTCTGGAAAGTGGAGCTAAAGGGGAGAGGTCATCGGGTGTTTCGGCTTTGGGACTGGCTATTCAGCATGGGAAGCTCCCAGTCGTTAAAGAAATATTAAAATACTATCCTAATTATGTTAACTCAATTGTAGAGGCTATAGATCGTACACCATTGTTACTTGCTGCTAGATTTACACAACATAAAATCATTGAAGTATTATTAAATTCCGGTGCAAATCCAAACTCTTTTGGAGAGACATACATACTAGGGGGTATGATGAGCCCCGATAAAACTACTCCCTTAATCGAATCATGTATGAGGGGAGACGAAAAGAGTGTAAAGTTACTTTTTAAAGCTGGAGCAAATCCCTTTCTGACAATTAATAGAATGCCATGGGTATTTGCACACTTGATAGGTCCCAGTGGACATTTTTTATATTCACCATTAGAAGCTGCTCTTGGCTGTGGTCACTGGAATATAGCGAGAATCGTTGTACAAGCGCAAATCGCATCGGC